Proteins co-encoded in one Spirosoma endbachense genomic window:
- a CDS encoding GH3 auxin-responsive promoter family protein, with the protein MTFLNTTLKWLLQRRLPRIEAMMKYPGPVQQKVFEQLIRAGRRTEWGKKHDYQSIRTIADFQQQVPVSSYEDLYPYIERVMKGESKVLWPSPVRWFSKSSGTTNARSKFIPVTTESLDESHFKGGKDMMALYVANYPDTRTFEGKGLSIGGSLHQNPYSTNSAAGDVSAVVMKNLPTWAQVIRTPSIEIALMDEWEAKMERMAEITSQENVTSMLGAPTWGLVLIDKILALTGKSNILEVWPNFEVMIHGAVNFQPYRELFQQQVFPTNTIRYQEVYNASEGFFAIQDDLSRIGEMLLMLDYGIFYEFIPFHEADQPFPKALTIDEVELDKNYALVVSTNGGLWRYKIGDTVRFTSLYPHRLKVSGRTKHFINAFGEEVIVENAEVAITRASEATGAVIADYTAGPVYMSNGANGCHEWVIEFSREPDSQQHFNQLLDETLREINSDYDAKRYNDMVLKRPRVHVVPRGTFYAWMKQRGKLGGQHKVPRLANSREYLDDILGRVLEL; encoded by the coding sequence ATGACCTTCCTGAATACTACGCTCAAATGGCTCCTGCAACGACGCTTACCCCGCATCGAAGCCATGATGAAATATCCCGGTCCGGTGCAGCAAAAGGTATTTGAGCAGCTCATCCGGGCAGGTCGTCGAACGGAATGGGGAAAAAAGCACGATTACCAATCCATTCGCACGATCGCTGATTTTCAGCAGCAGGTTCCTGTTTCGAGCTACGAAGACCTCTATCCATATATAGAGCGCGTTATGAAAGGCGAAAGCAAAGTGCTTTGGCCCTCGCCCGTACGCTGGTTTTCGAAATCGTCGGGCACGACCAATGCCCGTAGCAAGTTCATTCCGGTCACGACCGAATCACTGGACGAAAGTCATTTTAAGGGCGGTAAAGACATGATGGCCCTCTATGTAGCCAACTACCCTGATACGCGGACATTTGAAGGGAAAGGACTCTCTATTGGTGGCAGCCTGCATCAGAACCCCTACAGCACCAACAGTGCCGCTGGTGATGTTTCGGCAGTGGTTATGAAAAACCTGCCGACCTGGGCGCAGGTCATCCGCACTCCGTCGATTGAAATTGCTCTCATGGATGAATGGGAAGCCAAGATGGAGCGTATGGCCGAGATCACATCCCAGGAAAATGTGACGAGCATGCTGGGCGCACCGACCTGGGGGCTGGTCCTGATTGACAAAATTCTGGCCCTAACCGGTAAATCAAACATTCTTGAAGTATGGCCAAACTTTGAAGTGATGATTCATGGGGCGGTTAATTTTCAGCCATACCGCGAACTATTCCAGCAGCAGGTTTTCCCGACAAATACCATTCGTTATCAGGAGGTTTACAACGCATCGGAAGGCTTCTTCGCCATTCAGGACGATCTATCCCGTATCGGTGAAATGTTGCTTATGCTTGATTATGGCATTTTCTACGAGTTCATTCCATTCCACGAAGCCGATCAGCCATTTCCCAAAGCCTTGACCATTGACGAGGTTGAGCTGGATAAAAACTATGCGCTTGTCGTTTCGACAAATGGAGGTTTGTGGCGCTATAAAATCGGCGATACTGTACGCTTTACCTCACTCTACCCTCACCGGCTAAAAGTCAGCGGACGGACGAAGCATTTCATCAATGCTTTTGGCGAGGAAGTTATCGTTGAAAATGCTGAAGTAGCCATTACGCGGGCCAGCGAAGCAACAGGCGCTGTCATTGCCGATTATACCGCTGGGCCGGTCTATATGAGCAACGGCGCTAACGGCTGCCATGAGTGGGTGATCGAATTCTCGCGGGAGCCCGATAGCCAGCAGCATTTCAACCAGCTTTTAGATGAAACGCTACGCGAAATCAACTCCGATTACGACGCCAAGCGTTATAATGACATGGTGTTGAAACGGCCCCGCGTTCATGTTGTTCCGCGTGGTACGTTCTATGCCTGGATGAAACAGCGCGGCAAGTTAGGCGGTCAGCATAAAGTGCCACGGCTGGCCAATTCACGCGAGTATCTGGATGACATTCTGGGGCGGGTTCTGGAGCTATAG
- a CDS encoding glycerophosphodiester phosphodiesterase family protein, which translates to MIATTFTSLSPSAFDLQGHRGCRGLMPENTIPAFLKALDLGVTTLEMDVVISKDRQVVVSHEPYFNAAYSIGPDGQPVDKKDQKSRVLYQMNYADIRRYDVGSNGNVAYPEQQKLKVYKPLLSDVIEQAEAYRTAKNLSDFSYNIEIKSEPSEYNKSQPEPADFCDLVQTVIRKQLPTERVVIQSFDFAMLRHWKQQANAGKYPNVRLSALVENLRSFEKNIDELGFKPDIYSPYYRLLSHRKIDRLHEQGIKVIPWTVNQQDDMKRLKEWGVDGLITDYPDRAGSL; encoded by the coding sequence ATGATTGCCACCACTTTTACGTCGTTGTCTCCTTCTGCTTTCGACTTGCAGGGACACCGGGGCTGTCGGGGATTGATGCCCGAAAACACCATTCCGGCATTCCTGAAAGCCCTCGATCTTGGGGTTACGACTCTGGAGATGGATGTCGTAATCAGTAAAGATCGGCAGGTCGTTGTTTCGCATGAACCCTATTTCAATGCTGCCTATAGTATAGGGCCAGATGGACAACCGGTTGATAAAAAAGACCAGAAAAGCCGGGTGCTTTATCAAATGAATTATGCTGATATCAGGCGTTATGACGTTGGCTCTAATGGCAATGTGGCCTATCCCGAACAACAAAAGCTCAAGGTTTATAAGCCTTTATTAAGTGACGTTATAGAACAGGCAGAAGCCTACCGAACGGCCAAAAATCTGTCTGACTTTTCCTATAATATTGAAATTAAGAGCGAACCGTCGGAGTATAACAAAAGCCAGCCGGAGCCAGCTGATTTCTGTGACCTTGTTCAAACGGTCATCAGGAAACAGTTACCAACCGAACGCGTTGTCATTCAAAGCTTTGACTTTGCCATGCTCAGGCATTGGAAACAACAGGCCAATGCCGGGAAATATCCAAACGTTAGGCTGTCGGCACTCGTTGAAAATCTTCGTAGCTTCGAAAAAAACATAGATGAGTTAGGCTTCAAACCCGATATTTACAGCCCCTACTACCGGCTCTTGAGTCACCGTAAAATTGACCGACTCCATGAGCAGGGCATCAAGGTCATTCCCTGGACAGTTAATCAGCAGGATGACATGAAACGCCTGAAAGAATGGGGTGTCGATGGGCTAATTACCGATTACCCTGATCGGGCAGGTAGTTTGTAA
- a CDS encoding SusC/RagA family TonB-linked outer membrane protein: protein MNKKLIALGSLFVAGILPVRAQLLASSDRFATYQSREVDTRLITLRSALAELEQYYSVSFIYPTNLVDTKVVMVNRHSQNLEAELTSLLANKGLTYRKVQPNFYAIVSADKGKNPRLFRKIEQIETKTSTDQAQTPVNIPERTIDKLERSGWSMTSAKPLADINGKVSDKNGQGIPGVSVIIKGTNRGTTTNASGEYSLNAANNAILVFSFVGYTSQEVPVSNRSQINITMLDDVKALSEVVVVGYGTQKRASVTGAISSVSAQEVTQLPVPSVEQAIQGRVPGVTVTANGSPGETPIVRIRGIGSINYAANPLYVIDGFPTSDLNNFDTRDIESVDVLKDASSAAIYGSRAANGVIIVTTKKGSGDGKLHVNYDGYVGTQTAWRQLDLLNRDEYLQFGTALRTNAGQPIPARFNNMNQPIYAGTTQTYAQTDTDWQKAVFRNAPITQHSVQLSGGNERSRFYSSVGYFNQQGIMIGTGYKRGNFRINSDHIISKRFSFGQNLTISYDDKLNEVSAGGRTQVQNMIRMTPYMPIEDPTLAGGYRGPDGSDGTDPQNPVRAALQDQSNTQRMKILGSAYIDVKLIDGLTYRLRGGIDYVTARTYSFLPIYSESFNARALAQLSDDRLTYASPLISNQLTYEKVFGKHSINAVVVAERQAGRTLEIIGTGQATSNTIRELNAVVSTSAGLSGTRSENILESYLGRINYEYAGKYLVGASFRRDGSSRFAPGNKWGNFPSVSAGWRISEEAFLKNIPTISELKLRASYGTMGFNGIGDYSWQVAVSQNTNAIFGDSRTQGTYFDRLGNTNLRWEVTKMSNFGLDLGLLNNSITLSAEVYQRNTDGLILNQPIAPSIGYTQSPIVNVGSMRNNGVELQLGYNKTKGALRFNASGNISFISNKVLSLGPTVSPLLNGANADYGGGDITRTEAGQSIQYFYGYKVVGIFQTADEIKAAPTQDNAKPGDIRFADINNDGKIDASDRVNLGSFLPKFTYGLNLSANYRGFDLSLFFQGVQGNKIYNGVKVLEQGMLRLFNSGTDVLRAWTPTNTNTDVPRAVDGDPNGNTRTSDRFIEDGSYLRLKNLSIGYTVPAAALQSFSRGTLSRARLYVASTNLLTFTKYTGYDPEVGSRTSNTNPTLTNGIDYGQFPQARSFMVGLQLGF, encoded by the coding sequence ATGAATAAAAAATTAATTGCACTCGGATCGTTGTTTGTGGCCGGTATTTTGCCCGTACGGGCTCAGCTACTGGCCTCCAGCGACCGCTTTGCTACATATCAAAGCCGGGAAGTAGATACCCGCCTGATTACCTTACGCAGTGCCCTTGCCGAACTGGAACAGTATTATAGTGTTTCGTTCATTTACCCGACCAATCTGGTTGACACAAAAGTAGTGATGGTCAACCGCCATAGTCAGAATCTGGAGGCTGAATTAACCAGTTTACTGGCCAATAAAGGATTAACCTATCGCAAGGTTCAGCCTAACTTCTACGCTATAGTATCGGCCGATAAAGGGAAAAATCCCCGGCTTTTTCGAAAAATCGAACAAATTGAAACCAAAACCAGCACCGATCAGGCCCAAACACCCGTAAACATACCCGAACGGACCATCGATAAATTGGAACGGAGTGGCTGGTCAATGACATCGGCCAAACCACTGGCGGATATCAATGGGAAAGTATCCGACAAAAACGGACAGGGTATTCCGGGAGTTAGCGTCATTATTAAAGGGACCAATCGCGGTACAACCACCAATGCCAGTGGCGAGTATAGTTTGAATGCGGCCAATAATGCCATACTGGTTTTCAGCTTTGTAGGCTATACATCGCAGGAAGTTCCGGTATCAAACCGAAGCCAGATTAACATAACGATGCTCGACGATGTGAAAGCCCTCAGCGAAGTCGTTGTTGTTGGGTATGGCACCCAGAAGCGGGCATCAGTTACCGGTGCCATCTCGTCGGTATCGGCACAGGAAGTTACTCAATTGCCCGTGCCTAGTGTTGAGCAGGCCATTCAGGGGCGGGTGCCGGGCGTCACTGTAACGGCAAATGGTTCGCCGGGCGAAACACCGATTGTACGTATTCGAGGGATTGGCTCGATCAATTACGCGGCTAATCCGCTATACGTGATCGACGGTTTTCCAACGAGTGATCTCAATAACTTTGATACACGCGATATTGAGTCTGTAGACGTCCTGAAAGACGCTTCATCGGCGGCAATTTATGGGTCACGGGCGGCCAACGGTGTCATTATTGTTACCACGAAGAAAGGCAGTGGCGATGGAAAGCTACACGTCAATTATGATGGCTACGTTGGTACTCAGACTGCCTGGCGGCAGCTTGACCTGCTGAATCGGGATGAATACCTCCAGTTCGGCACCGCGCTGCGTACGAATGCCGGACAGCCGATTCCGGCCCGGTTTAACAACATGAATCAGCCGATCTATGCCGGAACAACGCAAACGTACGCGCAAACCGATACCGACTGGCAGAAGGCCGTTTTCCGCAATGCGCCCATCACACAACACAGCGTTCAGCTGTCGGGTGGAAATGAGCGGTCACGATTCTATTCGTCGGTGGGTTATTTTAATCAGCAGGGGATTATGATTGGTACAGGTTACAAACGGGGAAACTTCCGCATCAACTCCGACCATATCATCAGCAAGCGTTTTTCGTTCGGTCAAAACCTGACGATATCCTACGACGATAAGCTCAATGAAGTTAGTGCGGGCGGGCGAACACAGGTTCAGAACATGATTCGGATGACGCCCTACATGCCCATTGAAGATCCGACTTTGGCAGGTGGCTATCGTGGTCCGGATGGTTCCGACGGTACTGACCCCCAAAACCCCGTACGGGCTGCCTTACAGGACCAAAGCAACACCCAGCGCATGAAAATTCTGGGTAGTGCCTATATTGACGTTAAACTCATTGATGGATTGACCTATCGACTGCGTGGCGGCATTGACTACGTAACGGCCCGGACTTATTCGTTCCTGCCGATTTACAGTGAGAGTTTCAATGCCCGTGCGCTGGCCCAGTTGTCAGACGACCGTCTCACTTACGCTTCACCGCTGATTTCGAACCAGCTGACGTATGAGAAAGTATTCGGCAAACATTCCATCAATGCTGTGGTGGTAGCCGAACGGCAGGCGGGCAGAACCCTCGAAATCATTGGAACAGGCCAGGCAACGTCGAACACGATCCGCGAATTAAACGCGGTTGTCAGTACCAGTGCGGGCCTGAGTGGCACACGGTCAGAAAACATACTGGAATCTTATCTGGGACGTATCAACTATGAATATGCCGGTAAATATTTAGTTGGGGCATCGTTCCGTCGTGATGGATCATCTCGGTTTGCGCCTGGCAACAAATGGGGCAACTTCCCCTCCGTGTCGGCAGGCTGGCGTATCAGTGAAGAAGCATTCCTCAAAAATATACCGACCATCTCAGAGTTAAAGCTGCGGGCCAGTTATGGTACAATGGGCTTCAATGGCATCGGCGATTACTCCTGGCAGGTAGCGGTTTCGCAAAATACCAACGCCATTTTTGGTGACAGTCGCACACAGGGAACCTACTTCGATCGCCTGGGCAATACTAACTTACGCTGGGAAGTAACGAAGATGAGCAACTTTGGTCTGGATTTGGGGCTGCTCAACAACAGCATTACGTTATCTGCCGAAGTGTATCAGCGGAATACAGATGGATTAATTCTGAATCAGCCGATTGCGCCTTCGATTGGTTACACCCAATCACCCATTGTGAACGTAGGCAGCATGCGTAATAATGGCGTGGAATTGCAATTAGGCTATAACAAGACGAAAGGTGCCTTACGATTTAATGCGTCCGGTAACATTAGTTTCATCAGTAACAAAGTCCTGAGTCTGGGGCCAACGGTATCACCCCTACTGAACGGTGCCAATGCTGACTACGGCGGGGGCGACATTACCCGCACTGAAGCCGGGCAGTCAATTCAGTATTTCTATGGCTATAAGGTAGTGGGTATTTTCCAGACAGCGGATGAGATCAAAGCAGCCCCAACGCAGGACAATGCCAAACCCGGTGACATTCGATTTGCTGACATAAATAATGATGGCAAAATTGACGCAAGTGACCGCGTGAATCTGGGCAGTTTTCTACCAAAATTTACCTATGGGCTAAACCTGTCAGCCAATTACCGGGGTTTCGATCTGTCGCTGTTTTTCCAGGGCGTGCAGGGTAATAAGATCTATAACGGCGTAAAAGTCCTTGAACAGGGAATGTTGCGGTTGTTCAATTCAGGTACGGATGTACTTCGTGCCTGGACACCCACAAACACCAATACCGACGTACCGCGTGCTGTTGACGGCGATCCTAATGGAAACACCCGCACCTCGGACCGCTTTATTGAAGATGGCTCCTACCTGCGACTGAAGAACCTCAGTATTGGTTATACTGTACCCGCGGCAGCTTTGCAATCATTCTCGCGTGGAACCCTCAGCCGGGCACGGCTCTACGTAGCCTCGACGAACCTGCTGACGTTTACGAAATATACCGGCTACGATCCCGAAGTTGGCTCACGTACCAGCAACACCAATCCAACACTGACCAATGGCATTGACTATGGTCAGTTTCCACAGGCTCGCTCATTTATGGTCGGGTTACAACTTGGTTTTTAA
- a CDS encoding RagB/SusD family nutrient uptake outer membrane protein: MKSTYWYTGIVAMGLFFGCSTSSLDKVNPNQVITDNYYKTSDELLKGVNSVYAIWQSANLTGREWFFLNDLRSDDVATGGGQLEAPRSQILIGAQNPTNAVAFSVWNGLYRTIHRANVVIDNGATVKDNPTLAKRVVAEAKFLRALAYFDLVTIWGAVPMYTDYVTNVDGTKPKSSVDDIYTLLTTDLLAIQADLPASFSGADLGRSTKGAVQALLARVYMQKGDYANAKTQLQSIISSGTYKLTDEYMDNFIEETEFNSESIFEIGFSLVGGFNWDADGNDNGANENMTRSQEYSAIGWRNLIPSETLVAEYEHTAKGDAKTDPRLKFNFYFIGDTYNNGLNTLMDSQVQGNTILFNGVAQKISWRKYTAMYKNNETFYTSGINMRLIRYAEVLLMMAETENETGNMANAITLLNQIRARKSVAMPAYPTAKYPVNSKDEVLRAIMHEKRVEQAGEQIRNRDILRWRAQNKLKTEPFSYFVKGKQELMPIPQQELDNNSKLSQKDQNPGY, from the coding sequence ATGAAATCTACATACTGGTACACAGGTATAGTGGCAATGGGGCTGTTCTTCGGATGCAGCACCAGTAGCCTCGACAAAGTGAATCCTAATCAGGTTATTACCGATAATTATTATAAAACGTCCGATGAACTGCTTAAAGGTGTCAATTCGGTATATGCAATTTGGCAAAGTGCAAATCTGACTGGCCGGGAGTGGTTTTTCCTGAACGATCTCCGCTCCGACGACGTAGCAACGGGGGGAGGTCAGTTGGAAGCGCCCCGAAGTCAAATCCTGATTGGGGCTCAAAATCCGACAAATGCGGTAGCGTTTTCTGTTTGGAATGGGCTGTACCGGACCATACACCGGGCAAACGTAGTGATTGACAACGGTGCTACCGTCAAGGACAATCCAACGCTGGCCAAGCGGGTCGTAGCTGAAGCTAAATTTCTACGGGCGCTGGCTTATTTCGATCTGGTCACTATCTGGGGAGCCGTTCCGATGTATACTGACTATGTAACGAACGTCGATGGAACCAAGCCGAAATCCTCCGTAGATGATATTTACACGCTGCTAACGACCGATTTGCTGGCGATTCAGGCCGATCTACCCGCCAGTTTCAGTGGAGCCGACCTTGGCCGGTCAACCAAAGGAGCTGTCCAGGCACTGCTGGCACGGGTGTATATGCAAAAAGGCGACTATGCGAACGCTAAAACCCAGCTTCAGTCGATCATTAGTTCGGGTACCTACAAGCTGACCGATGAGTATATGGACAACTTCATCGAAGAAACTGAATTCAATTCAGAGTCAATCTTTGAAATCGGGTTTTCGCTGGTTGGCGGGTTTAACTGGGACGCTGATGGTAATGATAACGGCGCGAATGAAAACATGACCCGGAGTCAGGAGTACTCAGCCATTGGCTGGCGCAACCTGATTCCATCGGAGACCTTAGTAGCCGAATATGAACATACGGCAAAAGGCGATGCCAAAACCGACCCGCGTCTGAAATTCAATTTCTATTTCATTGGCGATACGTACAATAATGGCCTGAATACCCTGATGGATTCGCAGGTTCAGGGCAATACGATCCTCTTCAATGGCGTAGCGCAGAAAATTAGCTGGCGGAAGTATACGGCGATGTATAAAAACAACGAAACCTTTTATACATCGGGCATCAATATGCGGCTGATTCGTTATGCGGAGGTACTCCTGATGATGGCTGAAACCGAAAACGAAACGGGCAATATGGCGAATGCGATCACACTGCTCAATCAGATTCGGGCCAGAAAAAGCGTTGCGATGCCTGCTTATCCGACGGCGAAATATCCAGTCAATAGCAAGGATGAAGTACTCCGTGCCATCATGCATGAAAAGCGGGTCGAGCAGGCGGGTGAGCAAATCCGTAATCGTGACATTCTGCGTTGGCGGGCACAGAACAAGCTCAAAACAGAACCTTTTTCGTATTTCGTGAAAGGCAAGCAGGAACTGATGCCTATTCCACAACAGGAACTGGACAATAACAGTAAACTGAGCCAGAAGGATCAGAATCCGGGCTATTAA
- a CDS encoding VCBS repeat-containing protein produces the protein MHYLFRLSGFLLLFLASCTHQPTRFERLTTEQTGIDFANTITETDSLNVLEFEYMFNGGGVGIGDFNGDGLSDVFFAGNQVSSRLYLNKGDFKFEDITRQAGVSTKFWCTGVAVADINQDGRQDIYVSTIHPDRNRVVPNLLFLNQGNDASGTPQFKEVASEVGLADSSYSSQATFLDYDRDGDLDVFLLTNALEAYNRNNVTGARNDGSAKSRDKLFRNDGQAVVTKAQRANAQSHSPTLLPHFTDVSDQAGLLHEGWGLGVVVNDVNQDGWPDIYVANDFQSNDVWLINNQNGTFGNKIAEALKHQSHNSMGMDIADINNDGLNDLAVVDMLPDDNLRQKTMFATIPYDRFQMARRLGYQPQYVRNVLQLNRGQGSGTMPLFSDISYLAGTAATDWSWSALFADLDNDGFRDLLITNGYRKDITDLDFISYNRDAGLFGTDAARRAQLLKRIEELEPVYKPNFLFHNKGDLHFANVANDWGMGEPSFTNGTAYADFDNDGDLDVVMNNINDPAFLYRNRTIDNSTDSSANRFLKINLIGKPGNREGLGAKVTIWAAGTMHYTEYTRQRGYLSTMESGIHVGLGHAQRIDSLKIVWPSGNAQILRNVRLSKVLTLDEQKAISQPASLPLITPVNSLLTEISAPPGLSFQHQEDDFVDYKAQQTLLSHKHSQIGPGIAVGDVDGNGLDDIYIAGAAHRGGTFFLQQIDPSGKNRFQRKDRPAKEPEETGVLLFDADRDGDLDLYAVHGSTEFGKNEARYQDSLYLNDGRGNFRSSATSLPNTTSSGSCIVATDFDHDGDLDLFVGGRIIPQRFPEPPRSYLLRNDGLAARNNERGNSPSVPHFTDVTDQFAPGLGQAGLICSALWTDVDNDTWPDLMLAGEFMPITVFKNEKGSRLTPLKMPTLEKAVGFWNSLTPGDFDNDGDLDYIVGNLGLNSRLQASASHPVSVYAADYDKNGTLDPILSFFNGETEYPVHPRDVLTDQVPSFKKKMTSYASYGKMKLSDLLDNEQQKQAIHKQATYCSSAYLENRAGTLILHELPIEAQFSTVFGTVANDLNHDGNLDILLTGNDYSTEILSGWQDAGLGLCLLGDGHGHFKPLSPAKSGFIVDGDAKSLASVLLANGQLYYVATQNNGPMRVFAETTRRARYERVKATDTSTTQTKAAGLKRKIEYSWGGGYLSQSSRVAEKKPY, from the coding sequence ATGCATTATCTGTTCAGACTGAGCGGCTTCCTGCTCCTTTTCCTAGCCAGCTGTACCCACCAGCCTACCCGTTTTGAGCGTCTCACTACCGAACAAACGGGTATCGACTTTGCCAATACGATTACAGAAACTGACTCACTGAACGTGTTGGAATTCGAATACATGTTCAATGGCGGTGGCGTTGGCATTGGCGATTTCAATGGCGACGGTCTGAGTGATGTATTTTTTGCGGGCAATCAGGTCTCCAGCCGGTTATACCTCAATAAAGGCGATTTTAAATTCGAGGATATAACCCGGCAGGCAGGTGTCAGCACTAAATTCTGGTGTACAGGCGTTGCCGTTGCTGATATTAACCAGGATGGTCGGCAGGATATTTACGTGTCAACCATTCACCCCGACCGCAACCGGGTCGTACCGAACCTGCTTTTTCTCAATCAGGGTAACGACGCTTCGGGAACACCCCAATTTAAGGAGGTTGCCAGCGAAGTCGGGCTGGCCGATTCCAGTTATTCCAGCCAGGCTACCTTCCTGGATTATGATCGAGACGGTGACCTGGATGTTTTTCTACTGACCAATGCATTGGAAGCCTATAACCGGAATAACGTCACTGGGGCCCGTAATGACGGTTCAGCTAAAAGTCGGGATAAACTCTTTCGGAATGATGGTCAGGCAGTAGTGACTAAGGCGCAACGGGCGAATGCTCAATCCCATTCCCCCACTTTACTCCCGCACTTCACCGACGTTTCGGACCAGGCCGGTTTGCTTCACGAAGGCTGGGGGTTAGGTGTGGTTGTCAATGATGTGAATCAGGATGGCTGGCCTGATATTTATGTAGCCAACGATTTTCAGTCCAACGATGTCTGGCTCATCAACAACCAGAATGGGACATTTGGTAATAAGATTGCCGAAGCACTGAAGCATCAGAGCCACAACAGCATGGGCATGGACATAGCCGACATTAATAATGACGGCCTGAATGATCTGGCAGTCGTGGATATGCTACCCGATGATAATCTACGGCAGAAGACCATGTTTGCCACTATTCCCTATGATCGTTTTCAGATGGCCCGACGGCTTGGCTATCAGCCGCAGTACGTCCGGAATGTGCTACAACTGAATAGAGGTCAAGGTTCTGGCACCATGCCCTTATTCTCCGACATTAGCTATCTGGCCGGTACGGCTGCCACTGACTGGAGCTGGAGCGCCCTGTTCGCGGATTTGGATAATGATGGCTTTCGCGATTTACTGATCACCAACGGCTATCGGAAAGACATTACAGACCTCGATTTTATCAGCTACAATCGCGACGCTGGCCTGTTCGGCACCGATGCCGCCCGACGCGCTCAGTTGCTGAAGCGAATCGAGGAATTAGAACCTGTTTATAAACCAAACTTCCTGTTTCATAACAAAGGAGATCTTCACTTTGCGAACGTGGCCAACGATTGGGGCATGGGTGAACCCTCCTTTACCAATGGAACTGCCTATGCCGATTTCGATAACGACGGCGATCTGGACGTCGTTATGAATAACATCAACGATCCTGCCTTTCTGTATCGAAATCGAACCATTGATAATTCTACCGATTCGTCAGCCAATCGGTTTCTGAAGATAAACCTGATCGGTAAACCCGGAAATCGGGAAGGGCTGGGAGCCAAAGTAACGATTTGGGCAGCGGGTACTATGCATTACACAGAATATACCCGGCAACGCGGCTATCTGTCCACGATGGAGTCGGGTATTCATGTTGGTTTAGGTCATGCACAACGCATCGATTCGCTAAAAATCGTATGGCCGTCGGGCAACGCACAGATTCTCCGGAACGTTAGGTTATCTAAGGTGCTGACACTGGATGAGCAAAAAGCAATTTCTCAACCTGCTTCTTTACCGTTAATAACGCCTGTCAACTCTTTGCTTACTGAAATTTCGGCACCGCCTGGGCTTTCTTTTCAGCATCAGGAAGACGATTTTGTAGACTATAAAGCCCAGCAAACGCTGCTCTCTCATAAACATTCACAGATCGGGCCGGGCATAGCCGTTGGGGATGTAGATGGCAATGGGCTCGACGATATCTATATTGCCGGGGCAGCACATCGGGGTGGCACATTTTTTCTGCAACAAATCGATCCTTCCGGCAAAAATCGTTTCCAGCGCAAAGATCGTCCGGCAAAAGAGCCCGAAGAAACCGGCGTTCTGTTATTCGACGCCGACCGTGATGGCGACCTTGACCTGTATGCTGTTCATGGCAGCACCGAATTCGGCAAAAATGAAGCTCGCTATCAGGACAGTTTATACCTGAACGATGGGCGAGGAAATTTTCGCTCGTCTGCTACGTCATTGCCCAACACAACATCGAGCGGTTCGTGCATCGTAGCTACCGACTTCGACCACGACGGCGACCTCGATTTATTTGTGGGTGGCCGTATAATACCGCAACGATTTCCGGAGCCCCCGAGAAGCTATTTATTACGAAATGATGGACTGGCAGCAAGGAATAACGAGCGAGGAAATAGCCCCTCCGTTCCGCACTTTACCGACGTAACCGATCAGTTCGCACCCGGACTTGGCCAGGCGGGGTTAATCTGCTCGGCACTCTGGACCGATGTTGACAACGATACCTGGCCTGATCTGATGCTGGCGGGTGAGTTTATGCCGATCACCGTGTTCAAAAATGAGAAGGGTAGCCGGTTAACTCCCCTGAAGATGCCAACTCTGGAAAAAGCGGTTGGTTTCTGGAATAGTCTTACACCGGGTGATTTCGACAACGATGGCGATCTGGATTATATAGTGGGTAATCTGGGCCTTAACAGCCGTTTACAGGCATCGGCTTCACATCCGGTATCCGTTTACGCTGCTGACTACGACAAAAACGGCACGCTGGACCCCATTCTGAGTTTTTTCAACGGAGAAACCGAATATCCTGTTCACCCCCGTGATGTTCTGACCGATCAGGTTCCGTCGTTCAAAAAGAAAATGACGTCGTATGCCAGTTATGGAAAAATGAAACTGAGCGATCTGCTGGATAACGAGCAGCAAAAACAGGCTATTCATAAACAAGCGACTTATTGTTCATCGGCCTATCTTGAGAATCGGGCGGGAACGCTCATACTTCACGAACTGCCGATTGAAGCCCAGTTTTCGACCGTATTCGGAACAGTGGCCAATGACCTGAATCACGACGGCAATCTGGATATACTGCTAACAGGCAACGACTATTCGACGGAAATACTATCGGGCTGGCAGGATGCCGGATTGGGCTTATGTCTTCTGGGAGATGGGCATGGACATTTTAAGCCATTATCACCCGCGAAGTCTGGTTTTATTGTCGATGGTGATGCGAAATCATTAGCCTCAGTTCTATTGGCCAATGGGCAACTCTATTATGTTGCCACGCAAAATAACGGCCCCATGCGCGTTTTTGCAGAAACAACCAGACGGGCAAGGTATGAGCGGGTAAAAGCAACAGATACGTCTACGACACAAACAAAAGCAGCAGGACTAAAGCGAAAAATAGAGTATAGTTGGGGTGGTGGTTATTTGTCTCAATCATCACGAGTTGCAGAAAAAAAGCCTTACTAA